The sequence ATAAAGCTTTATATCTACTAGCCCAAACTCTACACATCATAACCAATAGTTTTTCAACTACACTTTGCAAGTCAATTGCCGGATTAAATCTATTTATGAAAGCGGTTACAACTGTTAACAGTTGTTCAAATCAGTTGTTGCTATTCTAGGATCTCTGGTGTGGTCAAGTCTAATGGTGGAAAATTGTAATGGCGATGATTAAAAAATCTCGATTGAGAGAATCTTCTGGAAGTAGAGataaaaaacagtttaacaatTCGAGTTCCTAGtggtaaaaaatataatacttatctGTTATTGAGGCGTTCTGATGATAAGAAGTTCAGTGCAACAAGTTTCAACcactcttgatgacaagaaacccacttgaaataaaaatgcatctcagaacggctggtatgggtattaacacttttatttataaggagggaacaacgtttcgaccttcctaggtcatcttcagccgttctgagatacaagtaACAACCACGTCCTCTAACGGTAAAAACATGAACATCTTTCAGTTACTTAGAACCTTTTGTGGTGAGAAGTACAAAACCTATTAATTACTCTCGATTACTGCGATTAGAATTATGTAAATTAACTACGTCATCAGACAGTACACATTTAAAGATGTGTAAACAACCAGTTCTTCTTGTGGTAAAAAATTCTCTAGTTATCAATTGATTGAGACTACTTCTGCGtaataaacagtaatatcaaGTGATAAAGTATAATTATCATAAGGTTGcagtttttgtaaaatgttataaataatttattctaagcATTACATGTTTTTTATAGGACTCTAGGGACTGTTAGCGGCagattatgaaacaaatatatagaaatagtaaccgaaaattaatttattaaatgcaggtacaaactaaatcaaaataacataagtagcatttctttttaataaatcgAAATTGCTTCCAACATGGTTGTAAGCAAATCAGTCAAAAGTAAAGATAAACagacatttgaaaaatatttattttaccagcTGGAAAGTTAGACGAGATTCCAGAAAGATCTATAAGAGGTGCTTTCTTGGCTTCAAATCCTCTGGGATTATGTGCACCATCTGCTGTCAAAGAAGTTTCGTAACAGATGGAAGTGATAAGAGTCATGAAGATAAATATTGCACAAGTCCTCATTTTTCTGAATACTAAAAAAAGACaagactaaatattttattaaaatcttgCCATAAGAAACATATAGCAAGCTAATGAATGAATGAAATCACAACATATTTGTTgcagtttcaatttttttttcactatcaTTTCATGATTTTGTATAGAAATATCACGTAATTTGATCGACAAGAAAAATATCAAAGATCTTATATTACCATACTTATGCTTATAACATACATAAATCAATGGTTATACACATtcagaataatttgtttgtttgaatttaagcacaaggctacacaataggATAACTGTGgtatgtccaccacgggtatcgaaaccaagattctagtgttgtaactacacagacatacagctgtatcACTGGTGGatctttagaataataaaatttaccaaTACTTCAAAAtcatgtttattcattaaaagTTACCTTACTCGTCGAATTCCTTACCATGTTACTAACTTTACAGACTCTGTCTACAAACATAACCTTAGATGcactaaaatttaatttaattttaaataataagtaatagataaaatacaagCACTATAAAATCATTATACAGAAAAATTTAACAGCTTAAGAATCAATGTATAATGATATAATTTTAGTTAAAGTGGTCTTGGATTTTTAACAATAAGGAGACAAGCGCAATACGTTCCCAAGaccattttctttttattacatttttattagcaTTAACGGATTCAAGAGAGGATCGCAAATTTatatacaacgctagaaactgcgTTTCGtgacctgtggtgagcagagcacagaaagctctTTACGTACCtctgtgctcaactacaaacaaacgatcGAGTATAATGTGTAAGATGGACTGAAAAAGTGATCCAAAGCTTAAAAAGATCAATTTGCTTTGAAGTTGTAGTGTATTAAATACCTGCTAAACAAAACGAAATGTTTTAGCCTTGTTACACTatttgttgtgtatatatattttacaaattataaaagcattttaaaagtTGATGGGATCGTAGAGCACAATTTCAGTTTAAATACACGTTATATCTTGAAATAATGGAACAtctaactttaattatttatcgATATTCTAGCGTCTTTCCTTTAGCTGATAGGATTTTATGTCAGATTCTCATCACCAGGATATTTTATCAGTCTCTTCGGAAAAAATAATTCATcacttacattttttaaatacttatgaaTGCTCTATACTTTAAtccttattataatatatttctcatttagttaatttatctagttttatCTTTTAATCAGAAAACTTACCACTCTGAAAATATATCAAGTCTTCTGCACTTCTGATTTTCATTTACCATGGGTGTTCAGAGCAGCAGAAGTTCAACGGTAGCTTTCACTTACGTTCACCATctggataaaaataaacaattcaatgGAAGGTGTGACTCACGCGTTATTTTATAGCTTAAAGTTAGACTAACGgcaatatatttgttgttatataaaacaaatatacataagaATACGACATTCAACAGACAGAACTTCCTGTTAAACAATGCTTGCCCTATTATGATACAGCTGgtttgaataaacaaaacaaagagaaaacTCACAAACGTATACTTctacaatgtaaataattaaatgttgaacGAACGATATATCATTGCACTGAccaattaaaatattcagaaaacaaagaataaggtatataaaaaataactttatttacgtTGAAACGGTTCAGTACATTTTAgtaaaatgataattaatatgcaaatcagcaagttttatgacaaacatttaatatgaagtttgtggaacggaatgtatcaaaactacatttttacattaataagtGCGTCGTAAGAAGTGTAATGACGCTGAAAATTAATCGTTTTGGAGAATGATACGTAACACACTTTCTGATGCAAATATGCGTACACTCGAACCATAAGGATGCCTTTAGATGGAGAATTTAACATTTATAAGGCAGAGTATGTCTTGTGCTTAATAGcaatggaaaacaaaggaatatggtcAAACTGGGTTAGTCACCAGgatcatccagaaagagacctgttACAAATCGTACCTCAACTGTGATAAACAAAGTGCGGCGTTTTGTGATAAgtgagaatccacaaacacaaaggtTCAGAGTTGTTCTACAAGACATCAGTGGCAAGAGAGCAGAGAAGTCTGTAACTAGAAGGCTTGTCTATGAGACCAAACCAATACCGCCATCATTACTGTGTGGTTAtcacaatggaaaaaaaaacctgCGTCAGCATACTGAGTTCGCGGCTAATATATATGAAGGCTATGAAGCAATTAATTAGAGCACCTTAGGAATGGCTTTAGATCTAGAAGATATCTACAATAGAGTATAGTTGCTTATTCGTGCTGAAAATTGCCCAGActtgccatcattacaacatGTAAGTGAATGCACCAATTATCAGAAGATGCATCATGAAGACTGGAAGCTGTCGGTCATCTTGAATCACTAGCAACAGTGGTCTGCCACAAGGGTCTCACCCTCGCCAGTACCCCTCAACATTTACACCTTCGATCTAGTCTGTCTTGACTGTCCAACCAGATGTTGTGTGTTAACCTTTGCTGGTTGACGTTCTTTATGTGAAGCAGAGTCTTTATATCTACTTAAATGAACACCAGGGAGACCAAATGGTGTAATGGCACAGAGATAGTAATCAAACATACTGATGTGGACAATCATTGTCATTCTTTGTGGACACTGCTATTCCTCTGGGAATAATACTGAAGTACTTTAGGGTACAGATACTTTTGACAGACAACTCAACTTCATCAGATACATTAACACCATGATAACCAGAGTTATAATTGGCTTCAATACACTATAAGTTGCAGCATGAACTAAAGATAAAGAATGGCTATCACTTCCTTATGCTCTATCAAAGTATGATTCACTTTTCCCTAGACTATGCAATACTGATGATAAATATGAGTGTTGTATGGATCTAAATAAGATTGTGAAAAGCCataaaacacttatttaaataaattcaagaGATGTACCTTAGTTACTCTTATCAAATCTCTATTACATGTCACAAACCTAAGCAACATTGCAGGCCATCTACAGCACTTAAAAGCAAAATTCATCACTGGAGTCCTGCAGTCTACACACTATGTATTTGAACATCGAGCCACTGTTCTTTTTAATTGGAACATTTGAGTTTCATAGTGATTCCACAAATACCAATCAAGCAGGGGATTCCTAAAAGGTACCTTAGGAGACAGTAATGAATGGACAAATACTGTACAGCAACCACTGATATAACTTGCCACTGCGAGCCCTTGAGTTTCTCCATTTGAAATACACAATGGAAATAAGCCTAGACTGTAAATGTAAAGACTGGGCAGAggataaaacataaaaagtttattagcacatatttgtGTACCATGGTGGACAATCAACTGCCATAGTAGCCACAGATAATTTCTAAACCACAAACAGAAAGTAAATGAGGGCATTGATTGGGCTTGTTTTCATTGTCTCATAGAGcaataaaatgttttgcatattttTGGTGGAACATTCAATTTTCACACAAGCAACGCAAGATAAAGTTGGAAGCCATGAGGCAAATTCTCTTCTATATAGCTAGAAGCAATAAACTACAAATAGAAAGTCCTGCTAATATAATACTTGGAACTCAGTACCACAAAGAATTCGGAGATGCTAATCCCTAAATGTGTGACAGAAAATTAGGAAACTGCATGGTAAAGCCATAATCTGTTTGTATGTGACAGACTATGCAGGGGAAAGGTAAAGAAGAAAACAGATAATATCACAGCTACTGGTAAAATATCGACCTCTTTTGTAATAGTGAGGTAAAGAGCTTTATGGACATTCAAAAAGACTGAGACTACTGACAAACAAGTCATCATATGAATATCTAGAAACAATAAATGATGAGGAATCAGCGTAACAAACAGAAGGCCACTTGTAACGCCAGTATAAAAACTCTTTTCTATCTCCACTAACAGCCATGAAAGGCCAGCATCTTTCAGCACAACTTCTGGCATTGTTATTTAGTATGCAATTCTTTCGAATTGTCTTtatcaaaaaattgttttaattttcatttttgggATATTGTAGTAGTTTTTTACTTGCTCTATTAATTGTTTTTCCACTTAGTTTTCCAAATCTACTTCTTTTGTTGCTTTTATCTTTCGACACTGAGCAGAATAAAGACAATGCCTTAAATTACCCACGCTTAAGTTAACTGTTTAATCACTTTTAAATGCTAACTGTGTCGATTTGTACGTTGTtgctgttttgtaatttttacaaaacttgaaaataattttgtaagattaattttattctgTACTTTTCCTAAAAAACAAGAGCTTGTACTTTGCTTATATACCACGTTCGTGTAGTTTCACAATGTTtcagaaattttatttatacaggtttagaatatttttattttatgttacttttaaaagaaaatgtgagAAATGGCCAGTGTTcaggtttgttcgtttgtttttggaTGTCTCTAAACTTTCATCTAATGGATTAGAGAAATAAGACATTATTCAATATATTTCATAACCActcttgggctatctgtgctatctgtttttaattttggagTGATAAATCAATAGAAAGACAGCTagccaacaacaacaaatatttgggCCAATCTTATCCAACTGAAGAATAGAATTTGGCCATAATCTTAAAATGTATCTATGGCCCAGAGTGCACAGCACGTATTTTATATGTTAATGGGATGTGATCAGTAGACCCATAAGTTCATAGTCTGATACGATAATCAATAAGTTATACTCGGCTCTTATTGTATAGAGAGAAAAACCTGAACACTCCAACATTGCTCTTCTGTTGACTAGACTCGGTGTGGTATCGTGGTTAATGAGCTAGACTGTGGACTTAAAGCTCAATAAGTTGCattcttttactttaaaataacactTCGTTCTTTGAAATTGTAGGTACTTTAAAAAGTAGAACTAAAATCCTATTTTTAGAGCAACCAAAGTGTTGGCGGTTGGTGCTTTTAGTAAATGTCTTTCTTACactctatcagttcaaaattagggatggacaGTACAAACATAATTTGTGTATCTTTACAAGTGTCATTTTAGATTTAATGACCCCAGCTACCCTGTTACCCTGATCACGAGAAGGTTTTTGAATGCTTTGTTGGACGCCTGTCGTCTTGTTTCTTCTCTTCATCTTCAATGTCACCTCGTTATGTTATCTGTTTTGAAACCGACCGAACCTTTCTCTGCATTTCTCTGTTACATTCACTACTTCAGTATATCAACGCATTAAAGTAAATCCAATCcttcaatataaatttaaaaaggtATAGGGATCTCTTTCCAAGGAAAAAGCATCCTTTTTATCTCTCATCATGTACACCCAGATAAGTACTTTCATCATTTCTCTCCTCATCAACTCAGAcagatgaaataaaatgaaaagtggTCTCGTCATATACTGATTCATCAGTTTTGACCTCTAATCCTTGGTCAAGTCAGTGTACTAGAGGTtcatcattaaaatatagttataacttgttaacacaaaataatttgtataactCATATGGTTAATGAACTGATCTGTTCTTTTCTCATACTTGGAATACTTATCTATCCAATTAGAGCTTGATTGCTTCCATACTGCTTGCGTGTGCCAAATCATACCTGATCCTTGATTCTTTTGGTGTAACATTGCTTCTGCTATGTGGCATCCTTCCATAACTTTTGACGTACATGCTCACAAAAGGAGGATCATACATTACGGTAGTTTTCCCTAGTCAGACATGATCATATTTGGTTAATAGATAGTTGATCTCTTCTTTATTTTGTTGCACAGTACGTAATTGTGGTATATAGCAAATGCTCGTTTCTGTCACTTTGGCTGGGATTAACAAACTTCATAAGCATTCATTTGATATTTTGTCAAACCATCAGGTTTCAGGGACTGAGGTGAAGTAAGCGTCTTCACTTAACACAATGTCCCTATGTGGATTTCTTGAATTGTACACAATTGAGCTATCCAGTGTTTTGCCAACACATTAGTGATAGACTATATTGAGACATCGACCAGTGAATAAACCTAAGCATACTTGTTAAAGTAATCAATAGCGATCAGCATATACTGATTGCCTTGTTCAGTCTCCAAGAGAAAACCACCAATATTCAAAGCTATCATTCATGACGAAGAACCAATGATTTTCCGTTTCAGTTTACCTTGTATAGGCTTGCATCTCAACACCGTATTGAACAGAGCACTGACAAATCGTTGCAAATTTTCTGTTATAACAACAAGTTTATAAGCTTACATTTAATGTAAGTTTCATCAGCCTCTTGAAAGTGTTGGGCAaattacacagactgaatatcatgATGCAGAACACATGCAAACCGTCTCAAGtagtaaaaacagtttttagcTGTGATCTCATCATCTAGGTTTACTCGTCATATCTGGATGCCAGGTTTAAAGTGTTTAATCACCGAATCCCTTCAAATGTGCTCAAACGTTCATCTATATGTGGAAGTAAAACGGCACCAATACAGATGACGAATCCAGCACATAACCTTGGCATAAATTCCTTTTCCTAAAGTATAACTACCAGAGATGATTGTATTTAAGTGCTGGTTATTTCCTTAATTTTCGTAGGAAGTTTTTTTGGCAATTGTATGGTCAGATGTGATGGCAAATTGCTTGTGATTGATAGAGGTGGTGATATTGTCTGACAAGTGCATTTACATATTTAACCATCATGTCGTTTACCTTTCACCACCAAGTTAAATAAAGACTACAATGCATTTCTTCCTTTCCAAAGAGCGTAGATAATTCACTTAAGTGGTTAACTTCTCGAAgtgtcttttttcttttacaatccAAAAATTGGTTAAATAAACAGCTTAGTTCTCTTTCAGGCAAAAACAGCACTACAACTTAGCATCAACAATGTTACAGCCTACTACGTGGGTCTTGCTCAAGTTTTCAATAGAAACAAGCGTTAGATCATCCAAACTCAAACAGTAACCTATCTGAAATGCTTCCCAAAGCAGTAAAGATCCTCTTTACCTGCACTCTTAAGCATTCGAGATGTTGTTTGTTTAGCCACATTCACAGCTAATTGTTATTTTGGTGTAAGTCTCTTACCTACGGACTCTTAACCAACACCAGTCAGAGGTGTCTTAAGCACAGGATAGCATAAAAGTTGAAAGAGTGCTTACGTAATTGGTTTTATGGCTTACTTCCGGTTGACAGATTAGTGTACCATACCAACTCTCAGGCTTGAGGACACTAAGAATATCTTTGCGTTATCCTAACCATAAAGAAAATGGTGGTATAGTATTAAAGTGTGGGCCTCTTTAGCTGTTTTAAATTTGTTCACTGATGAACTTAAAGGGCGCCATGAATGTGTAGTTGTATTGAGATATTTAGATTGCACTCTCTACATTGACGAAATTTTATAGAAAGAGATTGCACTCGTTTTAGCTTTATGATGTACCACGCACGTAACACCACACCATGTACAGCAGTAGTATGAACCAAAGAGCGTCATTAACTCTGCTTTGATCCCAAAGACGTGAATATATCCAAGTTCTGGAATGTTTTGGAATAAGTAATTGTTTGAGGAATAAGTAACTCAAAATTGCACTACTATAGAAGATCTTCTGCAACTGTATTTTTTCTAgctttataaaacatttgatgAAAAGCGTTAATAACAAAGCGTAGGCTGAAGAAAACGCTCTCTtgttaacctgttcagtgccgtagacgagataactcgtccaagccgatcggtaacacagtgctacgAACGAGTTatttcgttctcaataatacctaacttcaacgctagacgtcagcaccatacatgcatttgatctacttacaaattgtttcactttcgatccaaaatggcgtcacgaagaagttacaaaatgaagaagcattagagttgtgtTGTAGCAGCttaaatacttggcagtcaacaggttaaaggtGTGCTGTGCCCGCTGTTTTGTAATACGTACAAACATGCATAGACTTAGATCAATGGACTTAGGTTAAAATATCTGTTAGATGATTTGAAgttattataataacactaaCTGTAATATAATACAGAACATAAGAAGAAATTATCAGTGATAATATCACATTAGTAattaatcttttattattattgttattacattttcaactcaaatttaaaaataacgaaTATGATCATTGTttgtcataatttatttatatgccaaaaatttttgtaactttaaaactGCCTATTCTTACATATTGACATGCTTTTACGCGTGtttctttgcattttatttcagtattttttttcttatttagaaTAACTAAGTCAGttacactacattctttaatcgtTAACTAACTGAACAAGTAATATCGATAGTTGAGGAATACTGAAGCCGAAATTAGCTTCAAAGTTTGTGTTCCTAACCTTTATAAGGAACTAGGGCATCATGATTTTTAAAACTGTGTTCATACCttccacacatacacacaagCTTACATGTTAGGTCATGTGTTCAGGTACCATGAACAAGTGTCCTGACAGAGTATGTTTTGGGATACAATATCCTTTGAAAtacctataaaaataatttaggatATTGGAGAAGCATGATAGATAAATTGGAATGAATCATGAGGCGGCCTATAAGCCCTGCAGCGGAGAGAAGGTATGTTATAACATGGTATACTGGTATcagtttttaatgaattttattgtcGACAATAcctaaggtttttttttttgttagtgttATTTTAAACCAACAGCTCAAAATCTGATACACATATTCAAATTTTAGACATAGCCTACTGATTTGTGATTTATGTATGAGATTCGTTTTCATAATAAAGTATCAGTTTCTTGTTGCTTCGTCCAGAAATAGGTAAATAAGAAAGTATGGCTATTCGGGTAAAGTGAATCGTCATAATATCCACGTTTGGAAAACCTCCATGAAATTGTTTGTGATAGTCCAAAGGTGAATGTGTGGTGTGGTCTCATGTGAGACAAGATTATTGGACTTTCCTTCTTCTTTTATTCACTGAGAGCATTGTTACCGGGAGCGTGTACTTTTACATGATAGAACAACTGGAAGAAATTCAACTACGGGCAATCTTTTAATAGAAAGGTGCTCCACTTCAATGGAATTTGTTGGTCAGGTGGTTCCTAGATCAGACATTTTGGAAGCAATAGATTGGTAGAGGTGAGCCAATTCCTAGGCTCTGTGTTTGCCAAAAATCACTCCTCTcgatttcttgcttttgaagtatGTTAAGAGCATCGTGTATCCCACACCTACAAAAAAACATTGTGGAGCTAAAGATCAGGATAACGAACGCCATCACCATTGTAACTGTggacatagaagagcgaacatgAACTGAAATCGAATACTGAGAGCCACTAATGGTGAACACGTAGAAGTCTGCTTTCCTGTCAATAAAACCTGTTTGAGTTGGTCTACATGATACTGAAAACTGCATGGTTGTATTTtggtaatttaattattaaattttgaaataggGAAGTTAATTTTGGACTTAATAAGCCTAACTAATCATACAAACAACCATGAAAAGTAGTAACTAAATATAGAACGAACTCTAGCATGTGTGAAGGTTATGCAAAATTTATTAACGAGAAACGCCACTAACAAGGTGAGTAAAAGGAAGCAGAATCAAACTGTTATCGACACGAAACGATTGTCAGCTGTACTTCTGGTATACAACCGCGATTCAACCGCGACTTTATATCGGCTGTAATTTTAATGTAACTTCCTGATTTGcctattaaaaattgttttgatataacGTATTTAACCCTGTGAGTATTAAAACTAATTCGAAACTAGGCTTTTATTAGATATTCTTTTGATCTCtatataaaacttaagtttttctATCAAGCACCGCAATGATCTTTAGCTCCGCATTGTTTTTTCATAGGTGTAGTGGGATACACGATACTCTTAACATACCcctaaagaacaaataaacaaaaccactTTTAGTACCAATACTGtataacaactaaataatgaacataatatttatcacaataaTGGGTAAGTAATAAAACCACTTGGTAGAGTATgtaaaaaaacgtaaataatatatttttataaaaaattataatttccctCTGAGCATTTTATAGATGTTGGTTTACAGAGAAAAGGACGTTGGTGTTATTAAACTACCAATCACATCATTCCAAGACcttttaaaatacttcttttattgttgttagttGACCGAGCATGGACTAAAGGTTAGCATGTCCGGACTGTGATTTCGAAGGTTAATGTTTCAACTCCCGCTACCGAAAAGAATAAACTCGCTCGGCTTTGAGGCCATGGGCATGctataaaaatgaaagtaatatCTGACTATTCAGTCACACAGTGTTCTGTTGACTGACAGCTTTCATTCTAATTAACTTGTTCAAAACTTGTTTatgttaagaacaaagttacacaaaggaatATATGTAATTTACCTACCAGGGTTATTAAAATCCGACTTCTAGCAGTAAAAGTCAGCAGACCTGCCACTGTAACATTTGGGGAGGTAGTTCAGAACTAGGAACAGCCGCAACGGCGACGTGCAGATAAACTTTGTAGACCTTTGCCCGAAATctctaaataaatatacactatgTTAGCAACTTATGCCAGTTCAATGAGTACAGCGCTGGTAATTTTAAGACCAACAAAACCAGCTAGACagtgaatgtttttattattttaaaacaacttgtaTATTTACTGTTTCTCTTGTCGCCAAGAATCTAGTCTCATAACAACTAGATTTTCAATTTAATCTGCTAAGATTGACAGATAATAAAAATGGATGGAAAAGTCAACAAAATGCACTATTTTTTCAGATTGACTGAAACTAGCAATACATATTACACTGAGAATACATAACATCCATGGgctatgaaatatttatgaaacagagCTCTAGGTTCCACTATATTTTTCAACATCACGCCTAAACATGGAAAACCTTTTAGAAACGAAGTCACAGAACTGTAAAGTGGTCGTTTCTCGTTACAAGCGCATGCGCTGAAACCACGGGCCACCAGTGTAAACATTTACATTGAATATCGAAGTAACTGCCGTTTACGTATTATTGCACATTGCACCTAGaatagtttgtaatatttctcaTGTATTCTGCTATTTTACGCTTATTTATTTTACGCTACAGTATAtgtaatttgtgtaaaatttttttacttcaaaacacaaacaatattttatcacagaaataatatttacagaacatgctgtaaaaatgtaaaaaaataatttttactctaatcattattaatattttaaattaactagcACGATATTTTCATAGGGGCACGATTACcaattttcttatttaatgttcacgttttgttttttttaatacttaagcAGTTTTTATACCGGACTCAAACTGGAAAGAAAAATAACAGCAATGAGATATTTTGTGGGACCAAATATAAAGTAAGGGTAAAATTAAGTTAATTGACGGTATTGGCTTGAGTGAAGGCAACATTTTAAGGGGTCTTGTTCCCACACTAAGTTTTCtggttaattgtttgtttttgtttatttgtttgtctttgaatttcgcgcaaagctagacaagggctatctgcgctagccgtccctaatttagtagtgtaagacaagaaggaagg comes from Tachypleus tridentatus isolate NWPU-2018 chromosome 12, ASM421037v1, whole genome shotgun sequence and encodes:
- the LOC143234993 gene encoding uncharacterized protein LOC143234993 isoform X2, whose protein sequence is MRTCAIFIFMTLITSICYETSLTADGAHNPRGFEAKKAPLIDLSGISSNFPADFSQQLRSFVQTVLGNILSRFNIPGFTNSTIPFLGKK
- the LOC143234993 gene encoding uncharacterized protein LOC143234993 isoform X1, with product MKIRSAEDLIYFQSVFRKMRTCAIFIFMTLITSICYETSLTADGAHNPRGFEAKKAPLIDLSGISSNFPADFSQQLRSFVQTVLGNILSRFNIPGFTNSTIPFLGKK